One genomic window of Streptomyces sp. NBC_01276 includes the following:
- a CDS encoding SHOCT domain-containing protein codes for MTNQTYLAYDFPLLSVLWTMLAFALWVLWFFLLFKIIFDIFRDDDLSGWGKAGWLAFVVLLPFLGVFVYLIARGKGMGRRELEQAREQRQQMDAYVRETAAGRPSAAEELAKLSAMRDRGDITDEDFQRAKELVLTDYAPQAPTPPAPPTAPPPGDGGPS; via the coding sequence ATGACCAATCAGACGTACCTCGCCTACGACTTCCCGCTGCTGAGCGTCTTGTGGACCATGCTGGCGTTCGCCCTGTGGGTCTTGTGGTTCTTCCTGCTCTTCAAGATCATCTTCGACATCTTCCGCGATGACGACCTGAGCGGCTGGGGCAAGGCGGGCTGGCTGGCCTTCGTCGTCCTGCTGCCGTTCCTCGGCGTCTTCGTCTACCTCATCGCCCGGGGCAAGGGCATGGGCCGCCGCGAACTGGAACAGGCACGCGAGCAACGGCAGCAGATGGACGCCTACGTCCGCGAGACGGCCGCCGGCCGGCCCAGCGCCGCCGAGGAACTCGCCAAGCTGTCCGCGATGCGTGACCGAGGCGACATCACCGACGAGGACTTCCAACGGGCCAAGGAACTGGTCCTCACCGACTACGCCCCGCAAGCCCCCACACCCCCCGCACCCCCCACCGCCCCACCTCCTGGTGACGGCGGTCCGAGCTGA
- a CDS encoding FAD-dependent oxidoreductase: protein MNERVLIVGAGIAGLTLAHWLARHGRRPTVVERAPEPRTGGNGVDVRDGAVTVAERMGLMDRIRELATDVDGIKFVDAADRAVARIGTRDNASVEVMRGDLVALLHTVTDDVETLFGDSIRALEQDDRGVTVTFEHAPARRFDLVIGADGMHSGLRRLAFGPEERFVRHMDHYFAFADADGTLGEDRWVTMFNTPGKMAGIYRSGNHAQAKAYFIFRSERLDHDHRDVAEHKRLVTEAFADQPWQPTRGLLEAALADPEFYFDALGQVRMDSWSNGRIALVGDAAWCASPASGAGAELALVGAYRLAGELAAAGGDHRAAFARYEAVHRPLVERKQRIGPNVRLMVPRTEGGRWVRDVLARLPLMKAAGAIERRLQSRAADPLPVHHRTA, encoded by the coding sequence ATGAACGAGCGGGTCCTGATCGTCGGAGCCGGAATCGCCGGACTCACCCTGGCCCATTGGCTGGCCCGGCACGGCCGGCGACCCACCGTCGTCGAGCGCGCCCCCGAGCCGCGCACCGGCGGCAACGGGGTGGACGTGCGCGACGGCGCGGTCACCGTGGCCGAGCGGATGGGTCTCATGGACCGCATCCGTGAACTGGCCACCGACGTGGACGGCATCAAGTTCGTCGACGCCGCCGACCGCGCCGTCGCCCGGATCGGGACCCGCGACAACGCTTCGGTCGAGGTCATGCGGGGCGACCTGGTCGCGCTGCTGCACACGGTGACCGATGACGTGGAGACCCTGTTCGGCGACTCGATACGGGCCCTGGAGCAGGACGACCGAGGCGTGACGGTCACTTTCGAGCACGCGCCCGCCCGCCGCTTCGACCTCGTGATCGGCGCCGACGGAATGCACTCCGGCCTGCGGCGGCTCGCCTTCGGCCCCGAGGAGCGGTTCGTCCGGCACATGGACCACTACTTCGCCTTCGCCGACGCCGACGGCACGCTGGGCGAGGACCGCTGGGTGACGATGTTCAACACCCCCGGCAAGATGGCCGGAATCTATCGGTCGGGCAACCATGCCCAGGCCAAGGCGTACTTCATCTTCCGCTCCGAGCGGCTGGACCACGACCACCGTGACGTCGCAGAGCACAAGAGGCTGGTCACCGAGGCATTCGCCGACCAGCCGTGGCAGCCCACGCGGGGCCTGCTGGAAGCGGCCCTGGCCGACCCCGAGTTCTACTTCGACGCCCTCGGTCAGGTCAGGATGGACTCCTGGTCCAACGGCCGCATCGCACTGGTCGGTGACGCGGCCTGGTGCGCCTCCCCGGCCTCGGGCGCCGGCGCCGAACTGGCCCTGGTCGGTGCGTACCGGCTGGCGGGGGAGCTGGCCGCGGCGGGCGGCGATCACAGGGCCGCCTTCGCCCGCTACGAGGCGGTCCACCGGCCTCTCGTCGAGCGCAAGCAGCGGATCGGCCCCAACGTGCGCCTCATGGTGCCCAGGACCGAGGGCGGCCGGTGGGTGCGTGACGTGCTGGCCCGGCTGCCCCTCATGAAGGCCGCCGGAGCGATCGAGCGCCGCCTGCAGTCCCGCGCCGCCGATCCCCTGCCCGTCCACCACCGCACCGCCTGA
- a CDS encoding Lrp/AsnC family transcriptional regulator encodes MTGNLDDIDWAIIDELQRDARISLSELGRRVSLGSSATTERVRQLEAAGVITGYRAVVDLGKVGYPVLAVVRLKYPGNRHQPLHRLLAERREILECLRTTGDDCYTLKVAATSMEQLETLMDELAGFGSTTTSVVYGQTLPYRGPGRP; translated from the coding sequence ATGACCGGGAACCTTGATGACATCGACTGGGCGATCATCGACGAGCTGCAACGGGACGCGCGCATCTCCCTCAGCGAGTTGGGGCGGCGCGTGAGTCTCGGCTCGTCGGCCACAACCGAACGGGTGCGGCAGCTGGAGGCGGCGGGCGTCATCACCGGATACCGCGCCGTGGTCGATCTGGGCAAGGTCGGCTACCCCGTGCTCGCCGTCGTCCGGCTGAAGTACCCGGGCAACCGCCACCAGCCGTTGCACCGGCTGCTCGCGGAGCGACGGGAGATCCTGGAGTGCCTGCGCACCACCGGCGACGACTGTTACACCCTGAAGGTGGCCGCGACCTCCATGGAGCAGCTGGAGACCCTCATGGACGAACTGGCCGGCTTCGGAAGTACGACCACCAGCGTCGTCTACGGCCAGACGCTGCCCTATCGCGGGCCCGGGCGGCCCTGA
- a CDS encoding LLM class flavin-dependent oxidoreductase, which yields MQLGVNVPNFGPGTDPGVLREWARIVEELGFDLLMVSDHVAVTPDVAARYPAPFYEPFTTLSWLAGITTRVRLGTTVLVLPYRHPLLVARMATNLNQLSGGRLVLGVGVGWARQEFDALGVAFTARGRLTDEHLVALRKAWREEVDQHTAPIPVWVGGNSEAGIRRAIRFGDAWHPLRGTLPWMRSVLANHSLPAFAPRIALRLTTAPITDPERLAGTGTLDQILDDLDQLHDLGADTVVLDPYHGDPESTRRPHEAWQALTAVAAHRRTLS from the coding sequence ATGCAACTTGGCGTGAACGTACCGAACTTCGGGCCTGGGACCGACCCCGGCGTGCTGCGCGAGTGGGCACGGATCGTGGAGGAGCTCGGCTTCGACCTCCTCATGGTGTCGGATCACGTGGCCGTCACCCCGGACGTGGCCGCGCGCTATCCCGCACCCTTCTACGAGCCGTTCACCACCCTGTCGTGGCTGGCCGGCATCACCACCAGGGTGCGGCTGGGTACGACGGTGCTCGTACTGCCCTACCGGCACCCGCTGTTGGTGGCACGGATGGCCACCAACCTCAACCAGCTCAGCGGCGGCAGGCTCGTGCTCGGTGTGGGAGTGGGCTGGGCCCGTCAGGAATTCGACGCGCTCGGTGTTGCGTTCACCGCGCGCGGCAGGCTCACCGATGAACACCTCGTCGCCCTGCGCAAGGCCTGGCGCGAGGAGGTCGACCAGCACACCGCCCCGATTCCCGTCTGGGTCGGCGGCAACAGCGAGGCGGGGATCCGGCGGGCCATCAGGTTCGGTGATGCCTGGCATCCGCTGCGGGGCACCCTTCCCTGGATGCGTTCGGTCCTGGCGAACCACTCGCTGCCGGCGTTCGCACCCCGCATCGCCCTTCGGCTGACCACCGCACCGATCACCGACCCCGAGCGGCTCGCGGGGACCGGCACCCTCGATCAGATCCTCGACGACCTCGACCAACTCCACGACCTCGGGGCCGACACCGTCGTGCTCGACCCCTACCACGGAGATCCGGAGTCGACCCGCCGGCCCCACGAGGCCTGGCAGGCGCTCACCGCCGTGGCCGCACACCGGAGGACACTCTCATGA
- a CDS encoding molybdopterin-dependent oxidoreductase, whose product MDAHGARQHGPDGEPVRGSADPRPAPPPRPSATERLRARAERARAAGPPPGPARPEFWRSPLRGPWLTGVFGLALLAGITLLFITGLLSYAAYDPDLAARNDQTPDKGWLGFYLFTWPTSPHWLYRLTQGVHTVLGVALVPVLLAKLWSVIPKLFEWPPVRSAAHALERLSLLLLVGGAGFTFVTGILNIQLDYIFPGSFYTLHFYSSWIFIGAFVVHVAFRLPRAVRAVRAGGNHQPASGSQEAAGLVSPRPARPTISRRGALAMVGSGSFALLFVTAGQSIGGWWRQTALLAPHGRDPGTGPNGFQINKTAASSGIRPGDIGPAWRLTVRGGGRQMVLTREMLLALPQSEAALPIACVEGWSTPDQQWSGVRLSDLAALVGLGTGTPQVLVESVQRGGSFSSVVLAPNQARDHRSLLAMRVNGADLSPDHGYPARVIIPAAPGVHNTKWVTRLTFGEPV is encoded by the coding sequence ATGGACGCGCACGGCGCCAGGCAGCACGGGCCCGACGGGGAGCCAGTGCGCGGCTCCGCTGACCCGAGGCCCGCACCGCCACCTCGGCCCTCGGCCACCGAGCGGCTGCGGGCCAGGGCGGAACGGGCCCGGGCGGCGGGCCCACCGCCCGGCCCCGCCCGGCCGGAGTTCTGGCGGAGCCCCCTGCGCGGCCCCTGGCTGACCGGGGTGTTCGGACTGGCCCTCCTGGCCGGGATCACCCTCCTGTTCATCACGGGCCTGCTCTCGTACGCGGCCTACGACCCCGACCTCGCCGCGCGCAACGACCAGACGCCGGACAAGGGGTGGCTCGGGTTCTACCTCTTCACCTGGCCGACCTCTCCCCACTGGCTCTACCGGCTCACCCAGGGCGTGCACACCGTGCTGGGCGTGGCCCTCGTACCGGTCCTGCTGGCCAAGCTGTGGTCGGTGATCCCGAAGCTGTTCGAGTGGCCACCCGTAAGATCCGCCGCGCACGCCCTGGAGCGCCTCTCGCTCCTGCTGCTGGTGGGCGGCGCCGGCTTCACCTTCGTGACCGGCATCCTCAACATCCAGCTCGACTACATCTTCCCGGGCTCCTTCTACACCCTGCACTTCTACAGCTCCTGGATCTTCATCGGCGCGTTCGTCGTCCACGTCGCGTTCCGTCTTCCCCGCGCCGTGCGTGCGGTCCGGGCCGGCGGGAACCACCAGCCCGCATCCGGCTCCCAAGAGGCCGCCGGGCTGGTCTCGCCACGTCCGGCCCGTCCGACGATCTCCCGCCGCGGGGCGCTCGCCATGGTCGGATCCGGCTCCTTCGCACTCCTCTTCGTGACCGCCGGGCAGAGCATCGGCGGCTGGTGGCGACAGACCGCCCTGCTGGCCCCGCACGGCCGCGACCCCGGTACGGGACCGAACGGCTTCCAGATCAACAAGACGGCCGCGTCCAGCGGGATCCGGCCCGGCGACATCGGCCCCGCCTGGCGGCTGACCGTGCGCGGCGGCGGCCGGCAGATGGTACTGACACGCGAGATGCTCCTCGCCCTGCCCCAGAGCGAGGCGGCCCTTCCGATCGCCTGCGTGGAGGGATGGTCCACGCCCGACCAGCAGTGGTCGGGCGTACGACTCAGCGACCTCGCCGCCCTCGTCGGGCTCGGCACCGGCACCCCCCAGGTCCTGGTCGAGTCGGTGCAGCGCGGAGGTTCGTTCTCCTCCGTGGTCCTCGCGCCGAACCAGGCCCGTGACCACCGCTCGCTCCTCGCGATGCGGGTCAACGGCGCCGATCTGTCCCCGGACCACGGCTACCCGGCACGCGTGATCATCCCGGCCGCTCCGGGCGTCCACAACACCAAGTGGGTCACCCGCCTCACCTTCGGAGAGCCCGTATGA
- a CDS encoding MarR family winged helix-turn-helix transcriptional regulator, with protein sequence MVDHAEEKNVNQVVDDGKGDGPGFELPLLLFAGFRTLIDRLHARLAAEGHPDLRPAYGFAMQAIGPRGATASDIGRRLGVSKQAAGKTVDRLLAVGYAERTDDPADARRKLVRLTPRGFDALARSAAIFDELRAQWATTLGADRVRDMEDALRTVVPAETAYRLDATSWLGGA encoded by the coding sequence ATGGTTGACCATGCCGAGGAGAAAAACGTAAACCAGGTTGTCGATGATGGCAAGGGCGATGGGCCGGGATTCGAGCTCCCGCTCCTCCTCTTCGCCGGCTTTCGCACCCTGATCGATCGACTGCACGCCCGCCTCGCTGCCGAGGGGCACCCCGACCTGCGGCCCGCGTACGGCTTCGCCATGCAGGCCATCGGGCCACGAGGGGCGACGGCGAGCGACATCGGGCGCCGGCTCGGCGTTTCCAAGCAGGCCGCGGGCAAGACCGTGGACCGCCTCCTCGCCGTCGGCTACGCCGAACGCACCGACGACCCCGCGGACGCCCGCCGCAAGCTCGTCCGCCTCACCCCGCGCGGCTTCGACGCCCTGGCACGCTCAGCCGCGATCTTCGACGAACTGCGGGCCCAGTGGGCCACGACCCTCGGCGCCGATCGCGTACGGGACATGGAGGACGCGCTGCGCACCGTCGTACCGGCCGAAACCGCCTACCGGCTGGACGCCACGAGCTGGCTCGGAGGGGCCTGA
- a CDS encoding S8 family serine peptidase codes for MAAAPPTGTATASPPHTSAVPRTVARPAIAGHQLIRSVGSPLSTEECRTKWKIACYTPLQYRAAYDLNPLYKAGITGKGRTIVIVDSFGSPTVQHDLDVYSKQFGIPSTKVEVVKWGNVPAWDPKNADMLGWAGETALDVEMAHAMAPDAKIVLVETAVAETEGTTGLPEMMDAEKSLIDRGIGDVITQSFGATENTFPGFDKGDFSSIKNLRYAFEAAARKHVTVLASSGDGGATDYNADGSAYYDHPVNSWPSSDPLVTSIGGTQLHLDDAGKRTAPESVYNDNGAGGGGQSHVFKRPAFQNGVKNIVGAQRGTPDISMAAAVDGGAWIYTSYDPTATGWDVSGGTSESSPLFSGIVALADQAAGKRLGNINEALYRLYGRSAYDRSTGLVDVNDGTNNSYQGVTGYTAVNGYDMATGVGTLDAARFVPALAREGRRG; via the coding sequence ATGGCCGCCGCCCCACCGACCGGAACCGCCACCGCCTCCCCGCCGCACACCTCCGCGGTCCCGCGCACCGTGGCCCGTCCGGCCATCGCGGGACACCAGCTGATCCGCTCGGTGGGCAGCCCGCTCTCCACCGAGGAGTGCCGGACCAAGTGGAAGATCGCCTGCTACACCCCGCTGCAGTACCGCGCGGCGTACGACCTGAACCCGCTGTACAAGGCGGGCATCACCGGTAAGGGCCGCACGATCGTCATCGTGGACTCCTTCGGCTCGCCGACCGTCCAGCACGACCTGGACGTCTACAGCAAGCAGTTCGGGATACCCAGCACCAAGGTCGAGGTGGTCAAGTGGGGCAACGTCCCCGCGTGGGACCCCAAGAACGCCGACATGCTGGGCTGGGCCGGCGAGACCGCCCTCGACGTGGAGATGGCGCACGCGATGGCGCCGGACGCGAAGATCGTCCTGGTCGAGACGGCGGTCGCGGAGACCGAGGGCACCACCGGCCTGCCGGAGATGATGGATGCCGAGAAGTCCCTGATCGACCGCGGCATCGGCGATGTGATCACACAGAGCTTCGGCGCGACCGAGAACACCTTCCCCGGCTTCGACAAGGGTGACTTCTCCAGCATCAAGAACCTGCGCTACGCCTTCGAGGCCGCGGCGCGCAAGCACGTCACCGTGCTCGCCTCCTCCGGCGACGGCGGAGCCACCGACTACAACGCCGACGGCAGCGCCTACTACGACCACCCCGTCAACTCCTGGCCCTCCTCCGACCCGCTGGTGACCTCGATCGGCGGAACCCAGCTGCACCTGGACGACGCGGGCAAGCGGACCGCCCCCGAGAGCGTCTACAACGACAACGGCGCGGGCGGCGGAGGCCAGTCGCACGTGTTCAAGCGCCCGGCCTTCCAGAACGGCGTCAAGAACATCGTCGGCGCGCAGCGCGGCACCCCGGACATCTCGATGGCCGCCGCGGTCGACGGCGGCGCGTGGATCTACACCAGCTACGACCCGACCGCCACCGGCTGGGACGTCTCCGGCGGCACCAGCGAGTCCAGCCCGCTGTTCTCCGGCATCGTGGCCCTGGCCGACCAGGCCGCGGGCAAGCGCCTGGGCAACATCAACGAGGCGCTGTACCGCCTGTACGGGCGCTCCGCCTACGACCGTTCCACCGGCCTCGTCGACGTCAACGACGGTACGAACAACAGCTACCAGGGCGTCACCGGCTACACCGCGGTGAACGGCTACGACATGGCCACCGGTGTCGGCACGCTGGACGCGGCCCGCTTCGTGCCCGCCCTCGCCCGCGAAGGACGGCGCGGCTGA
- a CDS encoding M4 family metallopeptidase — protein sequence MKSTHRRNATATGALLAAAALLTVGVQAGSASAQPEGSANTAAPKGQPVRNPGALPAQLTPSQRAELIAKAQSTTAATAKELGLTSQEKLLVHDVVKDQDGTTHTRYERTYEGLPVLGGDLVVNRSAANTTQSVSKASTAQLAGVSTSAPADAPAAASTQALDAAKAVGSKAAKADVAPRKVVWMAKGVPTLAYETVIGGLQDDGTPNQLHVITDAKTGAKLHQWQGIETGVGNTHYSGQVTLGTSKSGSNFTLNDTGRGSHKTYNLNHGTSGTGSLFSQSTDTWGNGANSNAATAGADAAYGAGVTWDFYKNVLGRSGIRGDGVAAYSRVHYGNAYVNAFWDDGCFCMTYGDGTGNNDPLTSLDVAGHEMTHGVTSATAGLNYSDESGGLNEATSDIMGTSVEFYANNTSAPGNYLIGEQININGDGTPLRYMDKPSKDGGSADSWYSGVGNLDVHYSSGPANHWFYLASEGSGAKTVNGVSYNSPTSDGLPVTGIGRDKAQLIWYKALTTKFNSSTDYAGAREGTIAAATELYGAGSAEVKNVTDAWAAVNVGARSGGGTTTPGNVFESTARVAIPDSPGPAVTSSVNVTGVTGNAPSALKVGVKITHTYVGDLQIDLVAPNGTSYRLQNSSSDSTANLDKTFTVNASAVAANGTWKLKVQDKGAADVGTITDFKLTF from the coding sequence GTGAAGTCCACGCATCGCCGCAATGCCACCGCCACCGGTGCCCTGCTCGCCGCGGCCGCCCTGCTCACCGTAGGTGTCCAGGCAGGCAGCGCCAGCGCGCAGCCCGAGGGTTCCGCGAACACCGCCGCCCCCAAGGGCCAGCCGGTGCGCAACCCGGGCGCGCTGCCCGCTCAGCTCACCCCGTCCCAGCGCGCCGAGCTCATAGCCAAGGCGCAGAGCACCACGGCCGCCACGGCCAAGGAGCTCGGCCTCACCTCCCAGGAGAAACTCCTCGTCCACGATGTGGTCAAGGATCAGGACGGTACCACCCACACCCGGTACGAGCGCACGTACGAGGGACTCCCGGTCCTCGGCGGCGACCTGGTCGTCAACCGCTCGGCGGCCAACACGACGCAGAGCGTCAGCAAGGCGTCCACCGCCCAGCTGGCCGGCGTCTCCACCTCCGCCCCGGCCGACGCTCCGGCGGCCGCCTCCACGCAGGCCCTCGACGCCGCGAAGGCGGTCGGCTCCAAGGCCGCCAAGGCCGACGTCGCGCCCCGCAAGGTCGTGTGGATGGCCAAGGGCGTGCCGACCCTCGCCTACGAGACCGTCATCGGCGGCCTCCAGGACGACGGCACCCCCAACCAGCTCCACGTCATCACCGATGCCAAGACCGGTGCCAAGCTCCACCAGTGGCAGGGCATCGAGACCGGTGTCGGCAACACCCACTACAGCGGCCAGGTCACCCTCGGCACCTCGAAGTCCGGTTCGAACTTCACGCTGAACGACACGGGCCGCGGCAGCCACAAGACGTACAACCTGAACCACGGTACGTCCGGCACGGGATCGCTCTTCAGCCAGTCCACCGACACCTGGGGCAACGGGGCCAACTCCAACGCCGCCACCGCGGGCGCCGACGCCGCCTACGGCGCCGGAGTCACCTGGGACTTCTACAAGAACGTCCTCGGCCGCTCCGGCATCCGCGGCGACGGCGTCGCCGCCTACTCCCGGGTCCACTACGGAAACGCCTACGTCAACGCCTTCTGGGACGACGGCTGCTTCTGCATGACCTACGGCGACGGAACGGGCAACAACGACCCGCTGACCTCGCTCGACGTCGCCGGTCACGAGATGACGCACGGCGTCACCTCCGCCACCGCCGGTCTCAACTACAGCGACGAGTCGGGTGGCCTGAACGAGGCGACCTCCGACATCATGGGCACCTCCGTCGAGTTCTACGCCAACAACACCAGCGCGCCGGGCAACTACCTCATCGGCGAGCAGATCAACATCAACGGCGACGGCACCCCGCTGCGCTACATGGACAAGCCGAGCAAGGACGGCGGGTCCGCGGACAGCTGGTACTCCGGCGTCGGCAACCTCGACGTCCACTACTCCTCGGGCCCGGCGAACCACTGGTTCTACCTGGCCTCCGAGGGCTCCGGCGCCAAGACGGTCAACGGCGTCAGCTACAACTCGCCGACCTCGGACGGCCTGCCCGTCACCGGCATCGGCCGGGACAAGGCGCAGCTGATCTGGTACAAGGCCCTCACCACCAAGTTCAACTCCAGCACGGACTACGCGGGTGCCCGTGAAGGCACGATCGCCGCGGCGACCGAGCTGTACGGCGCCGGCAGCGCCGAGGTCAAGAACGTCACCGACGCGTGGGCCGCCGTCAACGTGGGCGCCCGTTCGGGCGGTGGCACCACCACCCCGGGCAACGTCTTCGAGAGCACCGCCCGGGTCGCCATCCCGGACTCCCCGGGCCCCGCGGTCACCTCCTCGGTCAACGTCACCGGCGTCACCGGCAACGCGCCGAGCGCCCTCAAGGTCGGCGTGAAGATCACCCACACCTACGTCGGTGACCTCCAGATCGACCTCGTGGCGCCGAACGGGACCTCGTACCGCCTGCAGAACTCCTCTTCGGACTCCACGGCGAACCTCGACAAGACGTTCACGGTGAACGCCTCGGCCGTCGCGGCCAACGGCACCTGGAAGCTGAAGGTCCAGGACAAGGGCGCCGCCGACGTCGGCACCATCACCGACTTCAAGCTCACCTTCTGA
- a CDS encoding nucleoside deaminase — MITTADEALLRRAIAIAAHAITLGDAPYGSLLAGPDGTILAEAHNTVRRDNDISAHPELKLSRWAARELDGHTAARTTLYTSCEPCGMCAGGIVRSGLGRVVYALSTAQLVELNPESGAWPTAAQDGPALFDEARVPIVDYYRR; from the coding sequence ATGATCACCACTGCCGACGAGGCACTCCTGCGGCGGGCGATCGCCATCGCGGCCCACGCCATCACCCTGGGCGACGCGCCGTACGGCTCCCTGCTGGCCGGTCCGGACGGCACGATCCTCGCCGAAGCCCACAACACGGTGCGACGCGACAACGACATCAGCGCCCACCCGGAACTCAAACTCTCCCGCTGGGCGGCGCGCGAACTCGACGGGCATACGGCCGCACGCACCACCCTGTACACCAGCTGCGAGCCGTGCGGCATGTGCGCCGGTGGAATCGTCCGCTCCGGACTCGGCCGTGTCGTCTACGCACTCTCCACCGCACAACTCGTCGAGCTCAACCCGGAGTCGGGCGCCTGGCCGACGGCGGCGCAGGACGGCCCGGCCCTGTTCGACGAGGCGCGCGTTCCCATCGTCGACTACTACCGGCGATAG
- a CDS encoding carboxymuconolactone decarboxylase family protein, with protein sequence MPNDLTARTANAVALLKVSPHTLDGFLKLSEIFESTTLDPHSRETVILTVAARNQCHLCVDMHEAKLTALGPAPDPERLLAVREFTLQVLASSGAVSDEDLGRFQESGYTRQNALEVVLGIGTYTVSTFANRLTRAV encoded by the coding sequence ATGCCCAACGATCTGACTGCCCGCACCGCCAACGCCGTCGCCCTGCTGAAGGTCTCCCCGCACACCCTCGACGGCTTCCTCAAGCTGAGCGAGATCTTCGAGTCCACCACCCTGGACCCCCACTCCCGCGAAACCGTGATCCTGACCGTCGCCGCCCGCAACCAGTGCCACCTGTGCGTGGACATGCACGAGGCGAAGCTCACCGCTCTGGGTCCTGCCCCGGACCCGGAACGACTCCTGGCCGTAAGGGAGTTCACCCTCCAGGTGCTCGCGTCGTCGGGGGCGGTGAGCGACGAGGACCTGGGGCGGTTCCAGGAGTCCGGCTACACGCGCCAGAACGCCTTGGAGGTGGTCCTGGGCATCGGCACGTACACGGTCTCGACGTTCGCGAACCGGCTCACGCGAGCCGTCTGA
- a CDS encoding PPOX class F420-dependent oxidoreductase translates to MNTTSYDPRALLAESRLGVLATIKADGRPQLSPVMPFYDRAADVLYVSMTEGRAKTTNLRRDPRAALEVTRPDGWAWATAEGTVTLTGPGTDPQGSEVEALVRYYRAAAGEHPDWHEYRAAMVAERRVLMTMTVDHVYGDRIR, encoded by the coding sequence ATGAACACCACCTCGTACGACCCGCGCGCACTGCTCGCGGAAAGCCGCCTCGGTGTCCTCGCGACGATCAAGGCGGACGGCCGTCCGCAGCTCTCACCCGTCATGCCCTTCTACGACCGGGCCGCCGACGTCCTCTACGTCTCGATGACCGAGGGCCGCGCCAAGACGACGAACCTGCGCCGCGATCCCCGCGCCGCCCTGGAGGTCACCCGGCCCGACGGCTGGGCCTGGGCCACCGCCGAGGGGACCGTCACCCTGACGGGGCCCGGGACCGACCCGCAGGGCTCCGAGGTCGAGGCGCTGGTGCGGTACTACCGGGCCGCGGCCGGAGAGCACCCGGACTGGCACGAGTACCGGGCGGCGATGGTGGCCGAACGCCGGGTGCTGATGACGATGACGGTCGACCACGTGTACGGCGACAGGATCCGCTGA
- a CDS encoding TetR/AcrR family transcriptional regulator: protein MSSKQPSPTPAPKRRADAVRNRDLALDAAMALLAEPGASLTVEAIAKRAGLGAATVVRAFGGKDALLDTAVARLLEPVVQRARDLLATATPYEALRTFLRELIGFQTAHHAINDQLTGLDLPATTALRAGLVGAVEEMIDGARRDGRVRADIDPAVTTALIGATALAVARAEPTSPGLTNAYLTVLLDGLDPRPSTSGSAEVGPHATRI, encoded by the coding sequence ATGTCCTCGAAGCAGCCGAGCCCCACTCCGGCGCCGAAGCGCCGCGCCGATGCCGTGCGCAACCGGGACCTCGCACTGGACGCCGCCATGGCGCTGCTGGCCGAACCGGGGGCGTCCCTGACCGTCGAGGCCATCGCCAAGCGCGCCGGACTGGGCGCCGCCACCGTCGTGCGCGCCTTCGGCGGCAAGGACGCCCTGCTGGACACGGCTGTCGCCCGGCTGCTCGAACCCGTCGTCCAACGCGCCCGCGATCTGCTCGCCACGGCCACGCCCTACGAGGCCCTACGCACCTTTCTGCGCGAGCTGATCGGCTTCCAGACCGCACACCACGCCATCAACGACCAGCTCACCGGTCTCGACCTGCCCGCCACCACCGCACTGCGCGCCGGCCTGGTCGGTGCCGTCGAGGAAATGATCGACGGCGCCCGCCGCGACGGGCGGGTCCGCGCCGACATCGACCCCGCGGTCACCACCGCCCTCATCGGCGCAACCGCCCTGGCAGTCGCCCGCGCCGAACCGACCTCGCCCGGCCTCACCAACGCCTACCTCACCGTCCTCCTGGACGGCCTCGATCCACGTCCCTCCACCTCGGGCAGTGCCGAGGTGGGCCCACATGCCACCAGAATTTGA
- a CDS encoding transglycosylase SLT domain-containing protein has product MSNAVIRRIAASKKTLAGTVLALGVAGSMLATVPAQAAPMNAKAIAQQMIKDPAQFAAFDKIVSHESGWDFTATNASSGAYGLVQALPASKMASAGSDWKSNPATQIKWGLDYMNSRYGSPVGAWNFWQNNHWY; this is encoded by the coding sequence GTGTCCAACGCAGTCATCCGCCGCATCGCCGCTTCGAAGAAGACCCTCGCGGGTACCGTCCTCGCCCTGGGTGTCGCCGGTTCGATGCTGGCCACGGTTCCCGCGCAGGCCGCCCCGATGAACGCCAAGGCGATCGCGCAGCAGATGATCAAGGACCCGGCGCAGTTCGCGGCCTTCGACAAGATCGTCTCTCACGAGAGCGGCTGGGACTTCACCGCGACGAACGCCTCCTCGGGCGCCTACGGCCTGGTCCAGGCCCTGCCGGCCTCGAAGATGGCCTCGGCGGGCTCGGACTGGAAGTCCAACCCGGCCACCCAGATCAAGTGGGGCCTGGACTACATGAACTCCCGCTACGGCAGCCCCGTCGGCGCCTGGAACTTCTGGCAGAACAACCACTGGTACTAA